The following are encoded together in the Phragmitibacter flavus genome:
- a CDS encoding SLC13 family permease, with amino-acid sequence MPPDQLFVCALTLTVMGLFIWEKLPMEIVSLGALLLLMIVPFDGHPILMPENKTEQITILGSIFGNNAVLVVSFMFIVGAAVERTGLVEDLGHWFERLAGRGERRILLSLGVLTIVSSAFLNNTTVVVVFIPMLIGLCKRINLPPSRYLIPLSFFAICGGMCTIIGTSTNLVVNGIVRQRGLEPFAIFDIAPLGIVFSIATITFLLFFGRKLLPDRPSLAALINVDDSREFLTAALVSADSPLLGKTIGETPLAKMRDSHIIEMRRSGNRITTPLKQVRFEAGDRIIFKSHLSGVVDINALKGIEMASKAEMGLSYVQTEQALLMEGMLGRQSKLVGHSLTEQNLRQQYGVIILAVHRQGVNLRENFEDEKLEIGDTLLLEGSAERMRQLFEERDLINLTQPKAQTYRRSRAWIAMLALLMVIVLGCFGNFIPFEWVAMSAALLVTATGCLKTDEAYRSIDWNVITMILGTLALGIAMDTTGAATTIVHGMMSVIGDWDPRLILSALLLLSIILTEVLSNTAVAALVTPLAFGLAGDLGCNWEPFIIAVMAGASIGFAIPAGYQTHMLVFGPGGYRFSDFCRAGIPLDLIMWVLGSICIPLFWPL; translated from the coding sequence ATGCCTCCTGATCAACTCTTCGTCTGCGCACTCACTCTCACCGTCATGGGACTCTTCATCTGGGAAAAACTCCCGATGGAAATCGTCTCCCTCGGTGCCCTGCTGCTGCTCATGATCGTCCCTTTCGACGGTCACCCCATCCTCATGCCCGAGAACAAAACCGAGCAGATAACCATCCTCGGCAGCATCTTTGGCAACAACGCCGTCCTCGTCGTCTCCTTCATGTTCATCGTCGGTGCCGCCGTCGAACGCACCGGCCTGGTCGAAGACCTCGGACACTGGTTTGAACGCCTCGCCGGCCGCGGCGAACGCCGCATTCTCCTCTCCCTCGGGGTGCTCACCATCGTCTCCTCCGCCTTTCTCAACAACACCACCGTCGTCGTCGTCTTCATTCCCATGCTGATCGGCCTCTGCAAACGCATCAACCTCCCCCCCTCCCGCTACCTCATCCCCCTCTCCTTCTTCGCCATCTGCGGCGGCATGTGCACCATCATCGGCACCAGCACCAACCTCGTCGTCAACGGCATCGTCCGCCAGCGCGGCCTCGAACCCTTCGCCATCTTCGACATCGCCCCCCTCGGCATCGTTTTTTCCATCGCCACCATCACCTTCCTGCTCTTCTTCGGCCGCAAACTGCTGCCCGACCGCCCTAGCCTCGCCGCCCTCATCAATGTCGACGACAGCCGCGAGTTCCTCACCGCCGCCCTCGTCAGCGCCGACTCACCCCTTCTCGGCAAAACCATTGGCGAAACGCCGCTCGCCAAAATGCGCGACTCCCACATCATCGAGATGCGCCGCAGCGGCAACCGCATCACCACCCCCCTCAAACAGGTGCGCTTCGAAGCCGGCGACCGCATCATTTTCAAAAGCCACCTCTCCGGGGTCGTCGACATCAACGCCCTCAAAGGCATCGAAATGGCCTCCAAAGCCGAAATGGGTCTCAGCTACGTCCAAACCGAACAGGCCCTCCTCATGGAAGGCATGCTTGGGCGCCAGTCCAAACTCGTCGGGCACAGCCTCACCGAACAAAACCTCCGCCAGCAATACGGCGTCATCATCCTCGCCGTCCACCGCCAGGGCGTGAACCTGCGCGAAAACTTCGAAGACGAAAAACTGGAAATTGGCGACACCCTCCTCCTCGAAGGCTCAGCCGAACGCATGCGCCAGCTCTTCGAAGAACGCGACCTCATCAACCTCACCCAGCCCAAAGCCCAGACCTACCGCCGCAGCCGCGCCTGGATCGCCATGCTCGCCCTCCTCATGGTCATCGTGCTCGGATGCTTCGGCAACTTTATCCCCTTCGAATGGGTCGCCATGTCCGCCGCCCTCCTCGTCACCGCCACCGGCTGCCTCAAAACCGACGAAGCCTATCGTTCCATCGACTGGAACGTGATCACCATGATCCTCGGCACCCTCGCGCTCGGCATCGCCATGGACACCACCGGAGCCGCCACCACCATCGTCCACGGCATGATGTCCGTCATCGGCGACTGGGACCCGCGCCTCATCCTCTCCGCCCTGCTGCTGCTCTCCATCATCCTTACCGAAGTTCTCAGCAACACCGCCGTCGCCGCCCTCGTCACCCCTCTCGCCTTCGGCCTTGCCGGCGACCTCGGATGCAACTGGGAACCTTTCATCATCGCCGTCATGGCCGGGGCCAGCATCGGCTTCGCCATCCCCGCCGGCTACCAAACCCACATGCTCGTCTTCGGCCCCGGCGGTTATCGATTTTCCGACTTCTGCCGCGCCGGCATCCCCCTCGACCTCATCATGTGGGTCCTCGGCTCGATCTGCATCCCCTTGTTCTGGCCTTTGTAA
- a CDS encoding trans-sulfuration enzyme family protein: MSADFSILDPETLAAQALGFVDVGTGGIVPPVFPSTTYVRDEAYELVSGRLYSRADNPNYDLVEEVVARLEAGADAAVFASGNAAGAAIFQALRPGDRVLIPAVMYWALRGWIMNWAVPWGLKVEEVDMTDLEAVRIALANEKTALVWIETPANPSLEVTDIAAVVELAREVGARVAVDSTFATPVHTQPLVLGADLVMHSATKYLNGHSDVVAGIVVTREKDAFWDGLKKGRFQAGHVLGPFEAWLLLRGLRTLFVRVRAQSAAAMRIAERFEGDLRVEKVLYPGLPGFLGHEVARKQMKEGFGGMMSICVNGDALKVAGRLQLFKRATSLGGVESLVEHRATVEGAESSVAKNLLRLSVGIESVEDLIADLDQALGR; this comes from the coding sequence ATGAGCGCAGACTTTTCTATACTTGATCCGGAGACCTTGGCGGCGCAGGCGTTGGGGTTTGTGGACGTGGGGACGGGGGGGATCGTGCCGCCGGTTTTTCCTTCAACGACTTATGTGCGGGATGAGGCTTATGAGTTGGTGAGCGGTCGGTTGTATTCGCGGGCGGACAATCCCAATTATGATCTGGTGGAAGAGGTGGTGGCGCGGTTGGAAGCAGGGGCGGATGCGGCGGTGTTTGCTTCAGGCAATGCAGCGGGGGCGGCGATTTTTCAGGCGTTGAGGCCGGGGGACCGGGTGTTGATTCCGGCGGTGATGTATTGGGCGTTGAGGGGATGGATCATGAACTGGGCGGTGCCTTGGGGATTGAAGGTGGAGGAGGTGGACATGACGGATCTGGAGGCGGTGAGGATTGCTTTGGCCAATGAAAAGACGGCGCTGGTTTGGATTGAGACGCCGGCGAATCCGAGTTTGGAAGTGACAGATATTGCCGCGGTAGTGGAGTTAGCACGTGAGGTGGGAGCGCGGGTGGCGGTGGATTCAACGTTTGCAACGCCAGTGCACACGCAACCGTTGGTGCTGGGGGCGGATTTGGTGATGCATTCGGCGACGAAGTATTTGAATGGTCACTCGGATGTGGTGGCGGGGATTGTGGTGACGCGGGAGAAGGATGCGTTTTGGGATGGGCTGAAGAAGGGCCGGTTTCAGGCCGGACATGTGCTGGGCCCGTTTGAGGCGTGGCTGTTGTTGAGGGGATTGCGCACGTTGTTTGTGCGGGTGCGGGCGCAGAGTGCGGCGGCGATGCGGATTGCGGAGAGGTTTGAGGGGGACTTGCGCGTGGAGAAGGTGTTGTATCCAGGGTTGCCGGGGTTTTTAGGGCATGAGGTGGCGCGAAAGCAGATGAAGGAGGGGTTTGGGGGGATGATGTCGATTTGTGTGAACGGCGATGCGCTGAAGGTGGCGGGTCGGTTGCAGCTATTCAAACGGGCGACTTCGCTGGGCGGAGTGGAGAGTTTGGTGGAGCACCGCGCGACGGTGGAGGGGGCGGAGTCTTCGGTGGCGAAGAATCTGTTGAGACTCTCGGTGGGGATTGAGTCGGTGGAGGATTTGATCGCGGATTTGGATCAGGCGCTGGGCCGGTGA
- a CDS encoding plastocyanin/azurin family copper-binding protein: MRRLFIAAAAVCSLSTALPAQDAAAKELTLKPDTANPLMFDLKVLTVKAGEKVKLTFENKGSIPQPHNVLILKPGTLQKVGALANGMLADPQAMAKDYIPESDDILHHTKLIQPGQTGTLEFTAPAEAGDYPYICTFPGHWMMMQGTLKVEK; the protein is encoded by the coding sequence ATGAGACGTTTATTCATTGCCGCCGCCGCCGTTTGCTCGCTTTCCACCGCCCTTCCAGCCCAGGATGCGGCAGCCAAAGAGCTCACCCTCAAACCTGACACCGCCAACCCGTTGATGTTTGACCTCAAGGTCCTCACCGTCAAAGCGGGAGAAAAAGTGAAGCTGACATTTGAGAACAAAGGGTCCATCCCCCAGCCACACAACGTCCTGATCCTCAAGCCAGGCACCTTGCAAAAAGTCGGCGCCCTCGCGAATGGCATGCTCGCCGACCCACAGGCCATGGCCAAAGACTACATCCCTGAGTCCGACGACATCCTGCACCACACCAAGCTCATTCAACCAGGACAGACCGGCACTCTCGAATTCACTGCTCCAGCCGAAGCCGGCGACTATCCTTACATCTGCACCTTCCCAGGCCACTGGATGATGATGCAGGGCACCTTGAAAGTGGAGAAATAA
- a CDS encoding PQQ-dependent sugar dehydrogenase yields the protein MKYDVLCSVVLAVGLMASPSLVEAQSYKVEPAFPNLVLERPVSLVVAPDGSGRQFLVQQRGKILILPKDEAGSEAKVFLDFTDRKMEAKDGLFEEGLLGLAFHPKFKENGKFYVYYSQQDLKRSVISELQVSKEDADKVDASSERILMEIPQPFWNHNSGNLTFGPDGYLYIGSGDGGKRDDITRAAQNAFSLLGKVLRIDVNGKQGSRQYAIPKDNPYAGQVGAREEVFALGIRNPWGMSFDEAGNLWVADVGQDIWEEINIVEKGGNYGWSFREGARPFALRTDAPPQGAQFIDPIHEYSHAEGISITGGFVYRGKKLSKLVGSYVYGDWGSGRIWALKYDVAAKKKVGNEKLFESELDAKGKGRVQPTAFCEDVNGELLILDWNGKLFRLVE from the coding sequence ATGAAATACGATGTCTTGTGCAGTGTTGTTCTGGCGGTTGGTTTGATGGCTTCGCCTTCTTTGGTTGAAGCGCAGAGTTATAAAGTGGAACCGGCGTTTCCTAACTTGGTGTTGGAGCGGCCCGTGTCACTGGTGGTGGCACCGGACGGCAGCGGGCGTCAGTTTTTGGTGCAGCAGCGTGGCAAGATTCTTATTTTGCCGAAGGATGAGGCGGGCTCGGAGGCGAAGGTGTTTTTGGATTTCACAGATCGCAAAATGGAGGCGAAGGACGGGTTGTTTGAAGAGGGGTTGCTGGGGCTGGCGTTTCATCCCAAGTTTAAAGAAAATGGGAAGTTTTATGTTTATTACTCGCAGCAGGATTTGAAGCGCAGTGTGATCAGTGAGCTGCAGGTTTCGAAGGAGGATGCTGACAAGGTGGATGCTTCGAGTGAGCGTATCTTGATGGAGATTCCTCAGCCGTTTTGGAATCATAACTCAGGCAATTTGACGTTTGGTCCGGATGGCTATTTGTATATTGGATCGGGCGATGGCGGGAAGCGCGATGACATCACCCGCGCGGCGCAGAATGCGTTTTCATTGCTGGGCAAGGTGTTGAGAATTGATGTGAACGGCAAACAAGGGAGCCGGCAGTATGCGATTCCGAAAGACAATCCGTATGCAGGTCAGGTGGGGGCACGTGAAGAGGTGTTCGCTTTGGGGATTCGCAATCCTTGGGGGATGAGTTTTGATGAGGCGGGGAACTTGTGGGTGGCGGATGTGGGACAGGATATCTGGGAGGAAATCAACATTGTGGAAAAGGGTGGCAATTATGGCTGGAGTTTCCGTGAGGGGGCGAGGCCGTTTGCCTTGCGGACGGATGCGCCGCCGCAGGGGGCGCAGTTTATTGATCCCATTCATGAGTATTCGCATGCGGAAGGGATCAGCATCACGGGTGGATTTGTTTATCGGGGCAAAAAGCTGTCGAAGCTGGTGGGGAGCTATGTGTATGGAGACTGGGGCAGTGGACGGATTTGGGCGTTAAAATATGATGTGGCAGCGAAAAAGAAGGTGGGAAATGAAAAACTATTTGAGTCGGAACTGGATGCGAAGGGCAAAGGACGGGTGCAGCCGACAGCGTTTTGTGAGGATGTGAATGGCGAACTGCTGATTTTGGATTGGAACGGGAAGTTGTTCAGGCTGGTGGAGTAG
- the gpmI gene encoding 2,3-bisphosphoglycerate-independent phosphoglycerate mutase has protein sequence MAKQPVVLIIRDGWGINPGGKEKAVENGDATLLAKTPFHDELYATYPWATVSGSGEDVGLPDGQMGNSEVGHLNLGAGRIVYQDLTRINKTIRDGELAGNPVLKEAFAKARGKRLHFLGLISDGGVHSHQDHLVALCDAAKAAGVDDLMVHAITDGRDTSPTGGVAYLEKLQAGLASSGANIATVIGRYFAMDRDKRWDRNKLAWDAIVLGRGEASLLTPAEAVKDKYAIEPRGDEFMPPMLFSHVGELRVRDDDVILWFNFRADRARQLSQAFLDPTFDGFEREATPHVGYYTLTEYDATYEKLGARVVFGPTSMENILGEVVSKAGLRQLRAAESEKYPHVTFFFNGGREIPFEGEERYLAVSPAEVATYDQKPQMSAPDLAFELVRRLENYDLAIINFANPDMVGHTGVVEAGVHAVETIDFAVRLVVEKVLALGGKLFITADHGNCETMRNPDGSPNTAHTTNLVHGIYVAGDADGYVVKDGVLADVAPTLLAMLGVAQPEEMTGGSLLVKK, from the coding sequence ATGGCCAAACAACCTGTAGTTCTCATCATTCGCGACGGCTGGGGCATCAACCCGGGTGGCAAAGAAAAAGCAGTGGAAAATGGCGACGCCACGCTGCTCGCCAAGACGCCGTTTCATGACGAACTGTATGCGACCTATCCTTGGGCGACGGTGAGCGGAAGCGGTGAGGACGTGGGATTGCCGGATGGTCAGATGGGCAACAGTGAGGTGGGTCACCTCAATTTGGGCGCGGGGCGGATTGTTTATCAAGATCTGACTCGGATCAACAAGACGATCCGTGATGGCGAATTGGCGGGAAATCCGGTGTTGAAGGAGGCATTTGCGAAGGCACGAGGGAAGCGCCTGCACTTTTTGGGGTTGATCAGTGATGGCGGGGTGCATTCGCATCAGGATCATTTGGTGGCGCTTTGTGATGCGGCGAAGGCGGCAGGCGTGGATGATCTGATGGTGCATGCGATCACGGATGGTCGCGATACTTCACCGACGGGTGGGGTGGCCTATTTGGAAAAATTGCAGGCGGGACTGGCATCGAGCGGGGCGAACATTGCGACGGTGATCGGACGTTATTTTGCGATGGACCGGGACAAACGCTGGGACCGCAACAAGCTGGCGTGGGATGCCATTGTTTTGGGTCGGGGAGAGGCGAGTTTGCTGACGCCAGCGGAGGCGGTGAAGGACAAGTATGCCATCGAACCGCGCGGGGACGAGTTCATGCCGCCGATGTTGTTTAGTCATGTGGGCGAGCTGCGGGTGCGGGATGATGATGTGATTTTGTGGTTCAATTTTCGGGCTGACCGGGCGCGGCAGTTGAGTCAGGCATTTCTTGATCCGACGTTTGATGGTTTTGAGCGGGAGGCGACGCCGCATGTGGGGTATTACACGTTGACGGAGTATGATGCGACCTATGAGAAGCTGGGCGCTCGCGTGGTTTTTGGGCCGACGAGCATGGAGAATATTTTAGGGGAGGTGGTGTCGAAGGCGGGGTTGCGGCAGCTGCGTGCGGCGGAATCGGAGAAGTATCCACATGTGACGTTCTTTTTTAATGGGGGTCGGGAGATTCCGTTTGAGGGGGAGGAGCGGTATTTGGCGGTGAGTCCTGCGGAGGTGGCGACGTATGATCAGAAGCCGCAGATGAGTGCGCCGGATCTGGCATTTGAGCTGGTGCGTCGATTGGAGAATTATGATCTGGCGATCATCAATTTTGCAAATCCGGACATGGTGGGTCACACCGGGGTGGTGGAGGCCGGGGTGCATGCGGTGGAGACGATTGATTTTGCAGTGCGTCTGGTGGTGGAGAAGGTGCTGGCTCTCGGCGGCAAGTTGTTCATCACGGCGGATCACGGCAATTGTGAGACGATGCGCAATCCGGATGGCTCACCGAACACGGCGCACACGACGAATCTGGTGCATGGGATTTATGTGGCGGGCGATGCGGATGGCTATGTGGTGAAGGACGGGGTTCTAGCGGATGTGGCCCCGACGTTGCTGGCGATGTTGGGAGTGGCACAACCGGAGGAGATGACGGGGGGGAGTTTGTTGGTGAAGAAGTGA
- a CDS encoding pyridoxal phosphate-dependent aminotransferase, translating to MPSTAARLEVFTESVIRGMTRLANQHGAINLSQGFPDFDPPEELLAALERATRGPFHQYAVTWGAPRFREALAAKIRRFSGLPIDADQHLVVTCGSTEAMMVAMMTACNPGDKVVVFSPFYENYAADAILSGAEPIFVPLRPPLFGFDEAELRAAFAQKPKAIIVCNPSNPTGKVFTREELLFILSLAEEHDAFVITDEPYEHIVYEGHEHVHAAALPGAFERTIVCNSLSKTYSITGWRLGYVQAAPKVIAQARKVHDFLTVGAAAPLQEAAVAGLELPDSYYVGLRDLYARKKEVFVEGLRSTGLPFTDPQGAYYVMVDISALGFADDVEASNWLVKEVGVAGVPGSSFFREPVKHLIRFHFAKKEETLRAACERLARVRELR from the coding sequence ATGCCTTCCACTGCTGCACGTCTTGAGGTTTTTACGGAGTCCGTCATTCGCGGAATGACGCGACTGGCGAATCAACATGGCGCGATCAATTTGTCGCAGGGATTTCCGGATTTTGATCCGCCTGAGGAGTTGCTGGCGGCTTTGGAGAGGGCGACGCGTGGGCCATTTCATCAGTATGCAGTGACCTGGGGGGCGCCGAGGTTTCGGGAGGCGCTGGCGGCAAAGATTCGACGGTTCAGCGGATTGCCGATTGATGCAGATCAGCATCTGGTGGTGACCTGCGGGAGCACCGAAGCGATGATGGTGGCGATGATGACGGCGTGCAATCCGGGCGACAAGGTGGTGGTTTTTTCGCCGTTCTATGAGAACTACGCGGCGGATGCGATTTTGTCGGGAGCCGAGCCGATCTTTGTGCCGTTGAGGCCGCCGCTTTTTGGGTTTGATGAGGCGGAATTAAGGGCGGCTTTCGCGCAGAAGCCGAAGGCGATCATTGTGTGCAATCCGTCGAATCCGACAGGAAAGGTGTTCACGCGCGAGGAGTTGTTGTTCATCCTAAGTTTGGCGGAAGAGCATGATGCGTTTGTGATCACTGATGAGCCTTATGAGCACATCGTTTATGAGGGGCACGAGCATGTGCATGCGGCGGCTTTGCCGGGGGCTTTTGAGCGGACGATTGTTTGCAATTCATTGTCGAAGACTTATTCGATCACGGGCTGGCGGTTGGGGTATGTGCAGGCGGCTCCGAAGGTGATTGCGCAGGCCCGCAAGGTGCATGACTTTCTAACGGTAGGGGCGGCGGCACCTTTGCAAGAGGCGGCGGTGGCAGGTCTGGAGTTGCCGGATAGTTATTATGTCGGACTGCGGGATTTGTATGCGCGGAAGAAGGAGGTTTTTGTTGAGGGATTGCGGTCGACGGGGTTGCCGTTCACGGATCCGCAGGGGGCCTATTATGTGATGGTGGACATTTCGGCGCTGGGATTTGCAGATGACGTGGAGGCATCGAACTGGCTGGTGAAAGAGGTGGGGGTGGCAGGGGTGCCGGGATCGAGTTTTTTCCGGGAGCCGGTGAAGCATTTGATCCGCTTTCATTTTGCGAAGAAAGAGGAGACGTTGAGAGCGGCTTGTGAGAGGTTGGCGCGAGTGAGGGAGTTGAGGTGA
- a CDS encoding tetratricopeptide repeat protein, with translation MSNLLNLGSATAFGKFAANCVKIFNEVSPALVVGTVAAPATGGLSLVAALGAAGIAIADLYLDVSQGRELGSIKDSLDKMLSHQRTQANIAALSLTTLDEIKQLIETKTAPREAFQPLQCLLEKEPDLALSLNHLVARASEIQTAATFDAAAIIASNQEALLRLIQDPNLPDKCRQNLASLIGEIKTQLTDLHRGQQTLLTNSRTLSSKSTVTILMTLVIVAILGFVLVKLHQFELKQAALAIPIDRPGLGELKMGPVYPLPPPSPNLVPPSPTPFPTPANHNPAQNQPDLPPPVQAAFDNFETLDQLHDFDGLKKAADDLIHLAPRNARAWFLHGYAAFQLSKEHTVGPQATSLMQQSERSALRAVELIETTKQYQDFLASSLSNLGSARSELGELTEAETVLRRAVELEPHHIDAWLNLDHVYGQKGTTGKPQQLALLREAFAKNPDHPRIRERLLSELTPDYNRNYSNLHHQESLTLLDEIMRIETPNFGTLVTKFHLHLSLDQFDQAQGTLEKAVQLASHPLETVETILLKATLNKQLNPNHTVAEDPDILSTWPLIESAIKSTDKSTNAYPWFLATHYHSILGNIKKAKTYAAQIPPASEYYPRSKGAIIVAESNQYGLEIAALNNENLSATEIQNRVNLLTETFFNPQFQKENASTEGLSAFFSLVRDGQRLLLAEKWNDLLILSKSCALKHTEGFIFELAQFYIGFAHYQLDQYEEANQAFAAAIKHNQKLRKTVLPLYASSLFEANRLEEAEQAYRDALKLSPEDSSLVVNLCITLGKVNKPDEGIDLFRQYLSTQTQPLTSQDRNIMFMLLRMSADLKEKAIHTFTEIEPVKQTLARITQLYAEAAEFATDHERKHYAWAKEATSYSSLSAYPEWKSQIDTYLNKVRKSDPSFAETNPNFAGLTGSLLFWETSETGLESAPRHQLQSIRTQLEKAVQSPFRPLRWDINLAYTIDALGEPDLAIGNLETLVSIAAPMNFNAASVASVQYTILELYLYQALKNKHAWPSEQLRQSIERVEAIASVLTPEQVGADNWSFVGAIHHHLKQYPLSQMAYTKALELRPDHYADWIQVSDIQLRSLNFFEATVSSIQAYRMFPWRDRSIYIEMFPMLANLLMATSPATVPCLCLLIIAARRRSKSRNSGRYILP, from the coding sequence GTGTCCAACCTGCTCAACCTCGGCTCAGCGACAGCCTTCGGAAAATTTGCCGCCAACTGCGTTAAGATCTTCAACGAAGTCAGTCCCGCCCTCGTCGTCGGCACCGTCGCCGCCCCCGCCACAGGAGGACTCAGCCTCGTCGCCGCCCTTGGTGCCGCAGGCATCGCCATCGCCGACCTCTATCTTGATGTCAGCCAGGGCAGAGAGCTCGGCTCTATCAAGGACAGTCTCGACAAAATGCTGTCCCATCAGCGGACCCAGGCAAACATCGCCGCCCTCAGCCTGACAACCCTCGATGAGATCAAACAGCTCATCGAAACCAAAACCGCTCCCCGCGAAGCCTTTCAACCACTCCAATGCCTGCTCGAAAAAGAGCCTGACCTCGCCCTCTCCCTAAATCACTTGGTTGCCAGGGCCAGCGAAATTCAAACCGCCGCCACCTTCGACGCCGCAGCGATCATCGCCTCCAACCAGGAAGCACTGCTCCGCCTCATTCAAGACCCCAATTTGCCGGACAAATGCCGACAAAATCTTGCCTCCCTCATCGGAGAAATCAAAACACAGCTAACCGATCTCCACCGCGGCCAGCAAACCCTGCTGACAAACTCCCGCACCCTCTCCAGCAAATCGACTGTCACCATCCTGATGACCCTGGTGATCGTGGCCATCCTCGGTTTTGTCCTCGTCAAACTCCATCAATTCGAACTCAAACAAGCCGCGCTCGCAATCCCCATCGACCGCCCAGGTCTCGGCGAACTGAAAATGGGGCCGGTCTACCCGCTGCCTCCTCCGTCCCCAAACCTCGTCCCCCCATCCCCAACCCCTTTCCCGACGCCAGCCAACCACAACCCCGCCCAAAATCAACCCGACCTTCCGCCACCTGTGCAGGCCGCCTTCGACAACTTTGAAACGCTTGACCAACTCCATGACTTCGATGGACTCAAAAAAGCCGCCGACGACCTCATCCACCTTGCCCCCCGCAATGCCAGAGCCTGGTTCCTCCACGGGTATGCCGCATTCCAACTTTCCAAAGAACACACGGTCGGCCCTCAGGCCACTTCTCTCATGCAACAGTCCGAGCGCTCCGCCCTCCGCGCCGTCGAACTCATCGAAACCACCAAGCAATACCAAGACTTCCTCGCATCCTCCCTCAGCAATCTCGGCAGCGCCCGCAGTGAACTCGGCGAACTCACTGAGGCCGAAACCGTGCTGCGCCGCGCCGTCGAACTGGAACCCCATCACATTGATGCCTGGCTCAACCTCGACCATGTCTATGGCCAGAAAGGCACGACCGGAAAACCTCAACAACTCGCCCTTCTCCGCGAAGCATTCGCCAAAAACCCAGACCATCCCCGAATCCGTGAACGGCTCCTCAGCGAGTTAACTCCCGACTACAATCGAAATTACTCCAACCTCCACCATCAAGAAAGCCTGACCCTCCTCGACGAGATCATGCGCATCGAAACGCCCAACTTTGGCACCCTCGTCACCAAATTTCATCTGCACTTATCCTTGGATCAATTCGATCAAGCACAAGGCACCTTGGAAAAAGCCGTTCAACTGGCCAGCCACCCGCTGGAAACCGTCGAAACCATCCTCCTCAAAGCCACTCTTAACAAGCAACTGAACCCCAACCACACCGTCGCCGAAGACCCCGATATCCTCTCCACCTGGCCGCTCATCGAGTCCGCCATCAAGTCCACCGACAAGTCCACCAACGCCTACCCATGGTTTCTCGCCACCCACTACCACAGCATTCTCGGCAACATCAAAAAGGCTAAAACCTACGCCGCCCAGATCCCACCCGCATCGGAATACTACCCTCGGTCAAAAGGTGCCATCATCGTTGCGGAATCTAACCAATACGGTCTTGAGATTGCCGCCCTCAACAATGAAAACCTCTCTGCAACAGAAATACAAAACCGCGTCAACCTCCTCACCGAGACCTTCTTCAACCCCCAGTTCCAAAAGGAAAACGCCAGCACCGAAGGACTTAGTGCCTTTTTTAGCCTGGTCCGCGACGGCCAACGATTGCTTCTCGCCGAAAAATGGAACGACCTCCTCATCCTATCGAAATCCTGCGCCCTCAAGCACACCGAAGGATTCATCTTTGAATTGGCCCAATTTTACATCGGATTCGCCCACTACCAGCTCGATCAATACGAAGAAGCCAACCAGGCGTTTGCAGCGGCCATCAAACACAACCAAAAATTGCGTAAAACCGTCCTTCCTCTCTACGCAAGCTCCCTCTTCGAAGCCAACCGTCTTGAAGAAGCAGAACAGGCCTATCGCGACGCCCTGAAACTTAGCCCCGAAGACAGCTCTCTCGTCGTCAACCTCTGCATCACCCTCGGCAAAGTTAACAAACCCGACGAAGGCATCGACCTCTTTCGCCAATACCTCTCCACCCAAACTCAACCACTCACATCCCAGGACAGAAACATCATGTTCATGCTGCTTCGCATGTCGGCAGATCTAAAGGAAAAGGCCATCCACACCTTCACGGAAATCGAACCGGTCAAACAAACCTTGGCCCGCATCACGCAACTCTATGCAGAGGCCGCAGAGTTTGCCACCGACCACGAAAGAAAACACTACGCCTGGGCTAAGGAGGCAACCAGCTACTCCTCCCTCTCAGCCTATCCCGAATGGAAAAGCCAGATCGATACCTACCTCAACAAGGTCCGAAAGTCCGACCCGTCTTTTGCCGAAACGAACCCCAATTTTGCAGGTCTGACCGGCTCGCTCCTCTTTTGGGAGACCTCAGAAACCGGACTTGAAAGCGCCCCTCGCCACCAATTACAAAGCATCCGCACCCAGCTCGAAAAAGCTGTCCAATCACCCTTCCGTCCACTTCGCTGGGACATCAACCTCGCCTACACCATCGACGCCCTGGGCGAGCCCGATCTGGCCATCGGTAACCTGGAAACTCTCGTATCCATAGCTGCCCCCATGAACTTCAACGCAGCCAGCGTTGCCTCCGTCCAATATACCATCCTTGAGCTCTATCTTTATCAAGCCCTCAAGAACAAGCATGCTTGGCCTTCAGAGCAACTGCGTCAGTCGATCGAACGGGTCGAAGCCATCGCCTCCGTGCTCACCCCTGAACAAGTCGGCGCAGACAACTGGAGCTTTGTCGGGGCCATCCATCACCATTTAAAACAATATCCCCTCAGTCAGATGGCCTACACCAAAGCCTTGGAACTGAGACCCGATCATTATGCCGACTGGATACAAGTCTCCGACATCCAGTTGAGAAGTCTCAACTTCTTCGAGGCCACCGTTTCAAGCATCCAAGCCTACCGCATGTTCCCTTGGCGTGACCGCTCAATCTACATAGAAATGTTCCCCATGTTAGCAAATCTCCTGATGGCAACCTCCCCCGCCACCGTGCCCTGTCTTTGCCTGCTTATCATTGCCGCCCGTCGCCGCAGTAAATCCCGCAACTCGGGACGCTATATCCTGCCCTGA